A section of the Syntrophorhabdaceae bacterium genome encodes:
- a CDS encoding DUF6125 family protein codes for MAIPSLDLMDQKQKDAFLELVLWHYKAVDGFWFLHVSGAFGQAAAENVVEKVWEDASRLASREIVKRFDIKEKGLKGFARAIALFPMATLVGYDITPEYGALTISVPHCSAQEARLKHGLGEFKCKEMHRRLFEAFAKEIDPSIQTQCIHAPPDPHPADMFCKWRFTI; via the coding sequence ATGGCCATTCCCAGTCTGGACCTTATGGATCAAAAACAAAAAGATGCCTTTCTTGAACTTGTGCTGTGGCATTACAAGGCGGTCGACGGATTCTGGTTCCTTCATGTATCCGGGGCATTCGGCCAGGCCGCCGCTGAGAATGTTGTTGAAAAGGTATGGGAGGACGCCTCGCGTCTTGCCTCGCGGGAGATCGTAAAGCGTTTTGATATCAAGGAAAAAGGGCTCAAGGGCTTCGCCCGCGCCATCGCCCTCTTCCCCATGGCAACGCTTGTCGGATACGATATAACACCGGAATATGGCGCCCTCACGATATCCGTGCCCCATTGCAGCGCCCAGGAGGCGCGCCTGAAACACGGTCTCGGGGAATTCAAATGCAAAGAAATGCACCGCAGGCTCTTCGAGGCATTCGCGAAAGAGATAGATCCTTCGATACAGACGCAGTGCATCCATGCACCCCC